The DNA window CATTTAAATACACACCAAAATGCGTTCTTGCGGCCCGAGTTTAATTAAATACGTCTTATTCGCCTTTAATATTCTGTTTGCGGTAAGTGTGCACATGGAAAGTGAAAGGATTTTCTAATAAATAAAGCCCTAAGATTCTATATTcctcttaaaaaatgtatcactAAAAACTAAAGTGAAAGGCATACGGATACGGCATAATCTGATGTGATctaaaagtattaaaattactttttaaaacattaaaaagttttcagatttcaaatgaaaacgaaCTGGATTAAATATTCTCAACATAATAAGTTGCCTTATCTTAAAGACATTTGCCTTGAAGATTGAATCTTAACTGTTTTGAAATTACGTTATCCTCTTTtgaaaatttctaaaaaaggAACTCTGGCTCTCAAGATTGATACCTGTTCATTAAAGCGACCTTTCTAATAACCCTGGGAAATACATTCAGCTAAGCCCATCGTATTATTCTACGTGATTTATTTTCCTagcaattttcatttaatttgccatAATTAACGTCACTTAGGCCAATAAAATTACGCCAATGCCGCGGGCCTTGTTCAGGGGCCTCATTTAGATAAGTATCACTGGAAAATGCCATTCTCACTCGCTGAGTATGTACTCCCCCAGTCTGAAAACGCGATTCGCCTGTAACGACATGCAAGTGATGTTcacatatacgagtatatgcgTGTTCCAAAGGACATGGACATTGGGTGTCCTTCGCATTGACCAACTGAGCGAGCAGGCGACTTTCAATGACGACATTGACTCGAACATGAAAATTCCATTGACTGGGTTGTGGGTGATTTTTATCGCTCAATTAGAATTAGGAATGTAAATCCTAATGCCAACTCGAATTAGGAAATGAGTGGAAGCAATTAACTTAATTGCCTTCGGCGTACATTGGACGTTGGATCGATTAATCAGCGGGATCAATTTTCTTACAGATCTCCGGCCTGGGAATTCTTATAGCCGGTGCCATTGTCCTGGCCGATGTGAATGAGTTCAATCACTTTGTGGAGGGTCGAGTGCTAGCCCCCCCGATTGTCCTCATAGTGACGGGGCTGATCATATTCCTGATTGCTTCGCTGGGATGCTTTGGAGCGATCAAGGAGTCGCCAACGCTCCTGATAACGGTTCGTTTGATAAAGAGTCACCAAGATAGGATGCTAACCCACTAACCTAACCTAACATTTCATTACCAGTTTGCCGTCCTTCTGGCTGTCATCTTCATTGTGGAGCTGGCGGTGGGCATTGCGGCCAGTGTTTTCAAGAAGGATCTGGAGGGGATGGTGAAGAACTCGCTGCAGGAGTCCATCAAGCGTTCGAACACCGAGGATACCATGGCCTGGGACAACATCCAGCAGAAGCTGATGTGCTGCGGAGTAGACTCCCCGGCGGACTGGAGGACTCTGAGTGCGAATAAAACGCTGCCGGGCAGCTGTTGTCAGCCGCAGTTCATCGACAACGCCGTGGGACATTGTCTGGAGTCCCCGGCTCTGGGCAAGGACAAGTACTTCCAGGATGGCTGCGTCGGCAAGCTGAAGGATCGCATCGAGAAGAACGCCATCATCCTGATCGGTGTGGgtatcggcattgccttcatccaGATTTTGGGCATCATTCTGGCCTGCTATCTGGCGAACTCCATTCGACAGGAGAGGGCCAAGTAATGGCCATCGCAGTGCCCACATCAAGTGTATCTATATTTAATTGATAAATCTTTCATTTTATGTAGTTGAAAATACTTTACCGTTGAATCCTGCTCAATTTACGAAAAAAAACGCAACAATCCTTATCAGATTAAATCATCCTTAACTTTTCCCAACtttctttcactttttgtattttcactTTGGATGATGCACATCCCTTCTCAGTCCTAGCTCTCCTTAGTCGAAGGTGTTTATACTTTAACTAGCTCTTTACTTTCACTACATCTCTCCCCTTTCTTACCCTCCCATAAATCTTTCCTCTCCAATCTCTCGTTTTCATTagttatttgtaaaaataacgattattttaaaactaaattttaaatatgaattcGTCACCTACGAGAAACTGTTGCTTTGTATTATCGaataaatataatccatttTAGGTAACCTTTTTGTAGAATCGCTCAATAAA is part of the Drosophila biarmipes strain raj3 chromosome 2R, RU_DBia_V1.1, whole genome shotgun sequence genome and encodes:
- the LOC108022193 gene encoding CD63 antigen, with the translated sequence MRSCGPSLIKYVLFAFNILFAISGLGILIAGAIVLADVNEFNHFVEGRVLAPPIVLIVTGLIIFLIASLGCFGAIKESPTLLITFAVLLAVIFIVELAVGIAASVFKKDLEGMVKNSLQESIKRSNTEDTMAWDNIQQKLMCCGVDSPADWRTLSANKTLPGSCCQPQFIDNAVGHCLESPALGKDKYFQDGCVGKLKDRIEKNAIILIGVGIGIAFIQILGIILACYLANSIRQERAK